The Kaustia mangrovi genome has a segment encoding these proteins:
- a CDS encoding TRAP transporter permease — MSEGNAPPRHGTGAEDLVAQTDTGARTPSGWVGVLLPTIAFVWSLFQLYVASGVPFWLQDALARPLRDATGLDIGFIFNNAETRIVHLAFALTLAALAFPLFKSSPRNRVPWYDWLLAILGAAACLYLLVFKEEIAMRAGLPTTADLVMSSIGLCVLAIAVYRALGLPLVVVAGVFVAYVFFGHSSFLPTVIQWKGASFGKAMWHYWMQLEGVFGVALGVSASMIFLFVLFGSILEKAGAGNFFIKIAFALLGHLRGGPAKAAVVSSAMSGIYSGSSIANTVTTGTFTIPLMKRTGFPPEKAGAVEVASSTNGQLTPPVMGAAAFLIAEYTGIGYIQVIKHALLPALISYIALFYIVHLEAMKMDLKGLPKPPSRLTVMQKLLGVLGGFIAMAVLFLAVYFGLGWIKTAFPGLTFFATLGLFFAAYIILVAIAARYPDLTMDDPNAPVVELPRAGATAVTGLYFLLPLIVLIWCILIERFSPGLSAYWACLAMIVVALTQHPLKALFRGEGEYGARFRRGGREVVDGMISGARNMISIGVATAAAGIIVGTVSLTGMHQVVAEFVEFLSGGNLMLMLILVALMSLILGMGLPTTANYIVVSSLMAPVIVTVGAQSGLIVPLIAVHMFVFYFGILADDTPPVGLAAFAASAISRGDPIKTGVQGFMYDIRTAILPFLFIFNTELLLIDVTPVEAVFVFIVALIAMLLFAAATQGYFLTRNRLWESAALLLVAFTLFRPGYWLDQVQPPFEDVPPAQIFELVQQKPAGDELRVVVEGPDFDTGESKTVALVVPLGEEADGQARLEEAGLPVQLQDGRAVVEEPFPGTPFFEKIGTTFDFYGDQPVTVAEIREPAERMPKEVFYIPGLVLLALVVWLQRRRMPRKPEERSPQVA, encoded by the coding sequence ATGAGCGAGGGGAACGCTCCTCCCCGGCACGGGACCGGTGCCGAGGATCTGGTCGCGCAGACCGATACGGGTGCGCGTACGCCGTCGGGCTGGGTCGGTGTGCTGTTGCCGACCATCGCCTTCGTCTGGTCGCTGTTCCAGCTCTATGTCGCCTCCGGTGTGCCGTTCTGGCTGCAGGACGCCCTGGCCCGGCCGCTGCGGGACGCCACCGGCCTCGATATCGGCTTCATCTTCAACAATGCCGAGACGCGCATCGTCCATCTGGCCTTCGCGCTGACGCTTGCCGCGCTCGCCTTTCCGCTGTTCAAATCGAGCCCGCGCAACCGCGTGCCCTGGTACGATTGGCTTCTCGCCATTCTGGGGGCGGCGGCCTGTCTCTATCTCCTCGTCTTCAAGGAGGAGATCGCCATGCGCGCCGGTCTGCCCACGACGGCGGACCTCGTCATGTCGAGCATCGGGCTCTGCGTCCTCGCCATTGCGGTCTATCGCGCGCTCGGCCTGCCTCTGGTGGTCGTCGCGGGCGTCTTCGTCGCCTATGTCTTCTTCGGCCACAGCTCCTTCCTGCCGACCGTCATCCAGTGGAAGGGCGCCTCCTTCGGCAAGGCCATGTGGCACTACTGGATGCAGCTTGAGGGCGTATTCGGCGTGGCGCTCGGCGTCTCCGCCTCGATGATCTTCCTGTTCGTGCTGTTCGGCTCGATCCTGGAGAAGGCGGGCGCGGGCAATTTCTTCATCAAGATCGCCTTCGCGCTTCTGGGCCACCTGCGCGGCGGGCCGGCCAAGGCGGCCGTCGTCTCCTCCGCCATGAGCGGCATCTATTCGGGCTCGTCCATCGCCAACACGGTGACGACCGGCACCTTCACCATCCCGCTGATGAAACGCACGGGCTTTCCGCCGGAAAAGGCCGGCGCGGTCGAGGTCGCCTCCTCCACCAATGGCCAGCTCACCCCGCCGGTCATGGGAGCGGCCGCCTTCCTGATCGCGGAATATACCGGCATCGGCTATATCCAGGTCATCAAGCACGCCCTGCTGCCCGCGCTCATCTCCTATATCGCGCTGTTCTACATCGTCCATCTGGAAGCGATGAAGATGGACCTGAAAGGCCTGCCCAAGCCGCCCTCGCGGCTCACCGTCATGCAGAAGCTCCTGGGCGTGCTCGGCGGCTTCATCGCGATGGCGGTGCTGTTCCTGGCGGTCTATTTCGGGCTCGGCTGGATCAAGACGGCGTTTCCCGGGCTGACATTCTTCGCGACGCTGGGGCTGTTCTTTGCGGCCTATATCATTCTGGTCGCCATCGCCGCGCGCTATCCCGACCTCACCATGGACGACCCCAACGCGCCCGTGGTCGAGCTGCCGCGGGCGGGCGCGACGGCGGTGACCGGCCTCTACTTCCTGCTGCCGCTGATCGTGCTCATCTGGTGCATCCTGATCGAGCGCTTCTCGCCCGGCCTGTCGGCCTACTGGGCCTGCCTGGCGATGATCGTCGTGGCGCTCACCCAGCACCCGCTCAAGGCGCTGTTCCGCGGGGAGGGGGAATATGGGGCGCGCTTCCGGCGCGGCGGGCGCGAGGTGGTCGACGGCATGATCTCCGGCGCGCGCAACATGATCTCCATCGGCGTGGCGACGGCGGCTGCCGGCATCATCGTCGGCACGGTCTCGCTCACCGGCATGCATCAGGTGGTCGCGGAGTTCGTGGAGTTCCTGTCCGGCGGCAATCTCATGCTCATGCTGATCCTGGTCGCGCTCATGAGCCTGATTCTCGGCATGGGGCTGCCGACCACGGCGAACTACATCGTGGTCTCCTCGCTCATGGCGCCGGTCATCGTGACGGTGGGTGCGCAGTCGGGCCTGATCGTGCCGCTGATCGCGGTCCACATGTTCGTGTTCTATTTCGGCATCCTGGCCGACGACACGCCGCCTGTCGGGCTCGCAGCCTTCGCGGCGTCCGCCATTTCGCGCGGCGATCCGATCAAGACCGGCGTGCAGGGCTTCATGTACGATATCCGCACGGCCATCCTGCCGTTCCTGTTCATCTTCAATACCGAGCTGCTGCTGATCGATGTCACGCCCGTCGAGGCCGTGTTCGTCTTCATCGTGGCGTTGATCGCCATGCTGCTCTTCGCCGCGGCGACGCAGGGCTATTTCCTCACCCGCAACAGGCTGTGGGAGTCCGCTGCCCTCCTGCTCGTGGCGTTCACCCTGTTCCGGCCGGGCTACTGGCTCGATCAGGTCCAGCCGCCATTCGAGGATGTGCCGCCGGCGCAGATCTTCGAGCTCGTCCAGCAGAAACCGGCCGGCGACGAGCTGCGGGTCGTCGTCGAAGGGCCCGATTTCGACACGGGCGAGAGCAAGACGGTGGCCCTTGTGGTGCCGCTCGGAGAGGAGGCTGACGGTCAGGCGCGGCTGGAGGAGGCGGGCCTGCCCGTTCAGCTCCAGGACGGCCGGGCCGTGGTGGAAGAGCCGTTCCCCGGCACGCCCTTCTTCGAAAAGATCGGCACGACTTTCGACTTCTATGGCGACCAGCCCGTCACCGTGGCGGAGATCCGCGAGCCAGCCGAGCGCATGCCGAAGGAGGTGTTCTACATTCCCGGCCTCGTGCTCCTGGCGCTCGTCGTCTGGCTGCAGAGGCGGCGCATGCCGCGCAAGCCCGAGGAACGCTCGCCCCAGGTGGCGTGA
- a CDS encoding aspartate aminotransferase family protein codes for MTRQPNRTRMFHRDLRKSYPEAQEGQGAYILDTTGKQYLDASGGAAVSCLGHGHPKILEAVKAQLDRMAFAHTAFFTNSPAETLAETLSRKAPGGDWRVYFLSGGSEANETALKLARQIQRERGQDTRDHFLSRRFSYHGNTLGALSVSGSVGRRAAFEPILLPKVRHVEPCFAYRHQGEDETAKAYGERAAASLQTEVGALGDERAIAFIAETVVGATLGAVPPVPGYFKEIRRICDEHGMLMILDEVMSGMGRTGTLFACEQDGVVPDMISLAKGLGAGYQPIGAVLVREELADEIEHGSGSFLSGHTYIGHATACAGALAVQQVFEEDGLVARVADMGEKLQQALEARFADHPHIGDIRGRGLFRGVELVAAREHKTPFPATAGLAGRIKTHAMENGLICYPSQGTADGVNGDHVLIAPPFIITDDQVGELTDKLARSVDAAITEVEPVRS; via the coding sequence ATGACGCGCCAGCCGAACCGGACGCGCATGTTCCACCGCGATCTGCGCAAGAGCTATCCCGAGGCGCAGGAGGGCCAGGGGGCCTATATCCTCGACACGACGGGAAAACAGTATCTCGACGCCTCGGGCGGCGCCGCGGTCTCCTGCCTCGGTCACGGACATCCGAAGATCCTGGAGGCCGTCAAGGCCCAGCTCGACCGGATGGCCTTCGCCCACACCGCCTTCTTCACCAACAGCCCGGCGGAGACCCTTGCGGAGACGCTGAGCCGCAAGGCGCCGGGCGGCGACTGGCGGGTCTATTTCCTCTCCGGCGGATCGGAAGCCAACGAGACGGCGCTGAAGCTCGCCCGCCAGATCCAGCGCGAGCGCGGACAGGATACGCGAGACCATTTCCTCTCCCGGCGCTTCTCCTATCACGGCAACACGCTCGGCGCGCTATCGGTCAGCGGCAGCGTCGGGCGGCGCGCGGCATTCGAGCCCATTCTCCTGCCCAAGGTTCGCCATGTGGAGCCGTGCTTCGCCTACCGCCATCAGGGCGAGGACGAGACGGCGAAGGCCTATGGGGAGCGCGCCGCGGCTTCGCTGCAGACGGAAGTGGGCGCGCTCGGCGACGAGCGCGCCATCGCCTTCATCGCGGAGACCGTGGTCGGCGCCACGCTCGGCGCCGTGCCGCCCGTTCCCGGTTACTTCAAGGAAATCCGCCGGATCTGCGACGAGCACGGCATGCTCATGATCCTGGATGAGGTGATGTCCGGCATGGGCCGCACCGGCACGCTGTTCGCCTGCGAGCAGGATGGCGTGGTGCCGGACATGATCAGCCTCGCCAAGGGGCTCGGGGCGGGCTACCAGCCCATCGGCGCGGTGCTCGTGCGCGAGGAGCTCGCAGACGAGATCGAGCACGGCTCCGGCAGCTTCCTCTCCGGCCACACCTATATCGGCCACGCCACGGCCTGCGCGGGCGCGCTCGCCGTCCAGCAGGTCTTCGAGGAGGACGGCCTCGTCGCCCGGGTGGCGGACATGGGCGAGAAACTGCAGCAAGCGCTCGAGGCCCGCTTCGCCGATCACCCCCATATCGGCGACATTCGCGGGCGCGGCCTGTTCCGCGGCGTGGAGCTGGTGGCGGCTCGCGAGCACAAGACGCCGTTCCCCGCAACCGCAGGCCTTGCCGGCCGCATCAAGACCCACGCCATGGAGAACGGGCTCATCTGCTATCCCAGCCAGGGCACGGCCGACGGGGTGAACGGCGACCACGTGCTCATCGCCCCGCCCTTCATCATCACCGACGACCAGGTCGGCGAGCTCACCGACAAGCTCGCCCGCTCCGTCGATGCGGCGATCACGGAGGTCGAGCCGGTCCGGTCCTGA
- a CDS encoding glycerate kinase type-2 family protein has product MSIVQTREDDPQALLRRLFRAAVEAADPMVCVPPHLPERPRGRTVVVGAGKASAAMARAVEAHWDGPLEGLVVTRYGHGAATDRIEVVEASHPVPDRAGLDATRRILELADGLGEDDLLLCLISGGGSALMSAPADRMTLEDKREVNRQLLACGATISEINCVRKHLSAVKGGRLAMRAWPARVVALMISDVPGDDPATIASGPTVADPTTAGEARAVLEKYGLAVPEPVARWLADPRAETPKPGDERLSRTQNVVVAAPSLSLAAAREIAEAEGYRILDLGDCVEGEAREVGREHAALARAVAAGEGEVSPPAIVLSGGETTVTVRGEGRGGRNAEYALGLALALDGAPGIYAIACDTDGIDGSEDNAGAVIGPKTLARAHALDLDPAASLEANDAYGVFAALGDLVVTGPTRTNVNDFRAILVKG; this is encoded by the coding sequence ATGTCTATTGTCCAGACGAGAGAAGACGACCCCCAGGCGCTGCTGCGCCGCCTGTTCCGCGCCGCAGTCGAGGCGGCCGATCCCATGGTCTGCGTGCCGCCGCACCTGCCCGAACGCCCGCGCGGCCGCACCGTCGTCGTCGGCGCGGGCAAGGCGTCCGCGGCCATGGCGCGGGCCGTGGAGGCACATTGGGACGGCCCGCTCGAGGGGCTCGTCGTCACGCGCTACGGCCATGGCGCGGCGACGGACCGGATCGAGGTCGTGGAAGCCTCCCATCCGGTGCCGGACCGGGCGGGGCTCGATGCCACGAGGCGCATTCTGGAGCTTGCCGACGGGCTCGGCGAGGACGATCTCCTGCTCTGCCTGATCTCCGGCGGCGGTTCGGCGCTGATGAGCGCGCCGGCGGACCGCATGACGCTGGAGGACAAGCGCGAGGTCAACCGCCAGCTCCTCGCCTGCGGGGCCACGATCTCGGAGATCAATTGCGTCAGGAAGCATCTCTCCGCGGTGAAGGGCGGCCGGCTCGCCATGCGCGCCTGGCCGGCCCGCGTGGTCGCGCTGATGATCTCCGATGTCCCCGGCGACGATCCCGCGACCATCGCCTCCGGCCCCACCGTGGCCGATCCGACGACGGCCGGCGAGGCCCGTGCCGTCCTTGAGAAATACGGCCTCGCCGTGCCCGAGCCGGTGGCGCGCTGGCTCGCCGATCCGCGTGCGGAGACGCCGAAGCCCGGCGACGAACGGCTGTCGCGCACGCAGAATGTCGTGGTCGCCGCGCCATCCCTGTCGCTTGCCGCCGCCCGCGAGATCGCGGAGGCGGAGGGCTATCGCATCCTCGATCTCGGCGATTGCGTGGAGGGCGAGGCGCGCGAGGTGGGCCGCGAGCACGCCGCGCTCGCGCGCGCCGTCGCTGCGGGCGAGGGGGAGGTGAGCCCGCCGGCCATCGTCCTGTCGGGCGGGGAGACCACGGTCACCGTGCGCGGCGAAGGGCGCGGCGGGCGCAATGCGGAATACGCTCTGGGCCTCGCGCTCGCCCTTGACGGCGCCCCCGGCATCTACGCCATTGCCTGCGATACGGACGGGATCGACGGGTCGGAGGACAATGCCGGCGCCGTGATCGGCCCAAAGACGCTCGCGCGGGCCCACGCACTCGATCTCGATCCCGCCGCATCGCTCGAGGCGAACGATGCCTATGGCGTCTTCGCGGCCCTCGGCGATCTCGTCGTCACCGGCCCGACCCGCACCAATGTGAACGATTTCCGCGCGATCCTCGTGAAGGGGTAG
- the gloB gene encoding hydroxyacylglutathione hydrolase has product MAKLEIHQFPCRQDNYGVLVHDPESGRTAAVDAPELKPIEAALAETGWRLTDIFCTHHHGDHTEAIAPLKAEYGCTVYGPDSDIPELDTPLRDGDSFDFGGHEVRVLETPGHTLDHIAYVIPDQKLAFAGDTLFALGCGRVFEGTMDQMWSSLSKLAALPPDTAVYCGHEYTEANARFALTVEPGNEALQRRAEDISQRRSRGEPTLPTTIGLELETSPFLRVKSPEIRERLGLPNATDAEVFAEVRRRKDTF; this is encoded by the coding sequence ATGGCCAAGCTGGAAATCCATCAGTTTCCCTGCCGGCAGGACAATTACGGTGTCCTGGTCCACGATCCCGAAAGCGGGCGGACCGCGGCGGTCGACGCGCCCGAGCTCAAGCCCATCGAGGCCGCGCTGGCGGAAACCGGCTGGCGGCTGACCGACATCTTCTGCACCCACCACCATGGCGACCATACCGAGGCCATCGCGCCGCTCAAGGCGGAGTATGGCTGCACCGTCTACGGGCCCGACAGCGATATTCCGGAGCTCGACACACCGCTGCGCGACGGCGACAGCTTCGATTTCGGCGGTCATGAGGTGCGGGTGCTCGAGACACCCGGACACACGCTCGACCACATCGCCTATGTGATCCCCGACCAGAAGCTCGCCTTCGCCGGCGACACGCTGTTCGCGCTCGGCTGCGGGCGGGTGTTCGAGGGCACGATGGACCAGATGTGGTCCTCGCTCTCGAAGCTCGCGGCACTGCCGCCGGACACCGCTGTCTATTGCGGCCATGAATATACCGAGGCCAATGCGCGCTTCGCCCTGACCGTCGAGCCGGGCAACGAGGCGCTCCAGCGGCGGGCGGAGGACATCTCGCAGCGCCGCTCGCGCGGCGAGCCGACCCTGCCGACCACGATCGGCCTCGAGCTCGAGACGAGCCCGTTCCTGCGCGTGAAGAGCCCGGAGATCCGCGAGCGCCTCGGGCTCCCAAACGCGACCGATGCCGAAGTGTTTGCCGAGGTGCGCCGGCGCAAGGACACGTTCTGA
- a CDS encoding class I SAM-dependent methyltransferase: MDVVDLKEFYAGRLGATARRLIAHRIRARVRGLDGAVILGLGYAAPYLDAWREDAERILCFMPARQGVVHWPPGVAGKTALVDEAELPLPDGTVDFALVIHGLELTDYLHETLRELWRVLSPSGRVLFVVPNRRGMWARFDTTPFGHGRPFSRQQLTEILRDAMFTPSGWAHTLFVPPVKRGFFIRSATAFERVGLWASPAFSGVIMVEAVKQVYATSRPVRARRRLVPKLKPAVPPAPARVSHV; this comes from the coding sequence ATGGATGTGGTCGATCTGAAGGAATTCTATGCCGGCCGGCTCGGGGCGACGGCCCGGCGGCTGATCGCCCATCGCATCCGCGCGCGCGTGCGCGGGCTCGACGGCGCGGTCATCCTGGGGCTCGGCTATGCCGCGCCCTATCTGGACGCGTGGCGCGAGGATGCGGAGCGCATATTGTGCTTCATGCCGGCGCGGCAGGGCGTCGTGCACTGGCCGCCGGGCGTGGCGGGGAAGACGGCGCTCGTCGACGAGGCGGAATTGCCCTTGCCCGACGGCACGGTCGATTTCGCCCTGGTGATCCACGGCCTGGAGCTCACCGACTATCTGCACGAGACCCTGCGCGAGCTGTGGCGGGTCCTGAGCCCGTCGGGCCGGGTGCTCTTCGTCGTGCCGAACCGGCGGGGCATGTGGGCGCGTTTCGACACCACGCCCTTCGGCCATGGCCGCCCCTTCTCGCGCCAGCAGCTCACCGAGATCCTGCGCGATGCCATGTTCACCCCGAGTGGCTGGGCGCACACGCTGTTCGTGCCGCCGGTGAAGCGCGGCTTCTTCATCCGGTCCGCGACAGCGTTCGAGCGCGTGGGCCTATGGGCCTCGCCCGCCTTCTCCGGCGTGATCATGGTGGAGGCGGTCAAGCAGGTCTACGCCACGAGCCGACCGGTGCGCGCCCGCCGCCGCCTCGTGCCGAAGCTCAAGCCCGCCGTGCCGCCCGCCCCGGCCCGGGTCTCCCATGTCTAG
- a CDS encoding chorismate mutase: MRVRIDEIDAALMELMAERFRMVDEVRTIKSAQAAQAGSPMRPVREVSLMRRLMALRRPELPVPVVVRIWRELIGGATQIQAEMRVHMPATALAGAAFRDLARDTFGTMAPFMEHEDWSGLVAAISDHADDVAVVPASGRGWVEALLAAAADDVGVIARVPMVAEPSAADGFVLGRASDEAGDGCRTLIALAGGAAPDPAGLLPGGAELAPVADGAGKGGRLWLVSLDSALEERALDALKEREGDDGLAVRVLGRYPSPVE, from the coding sequence GTGCGCGTCCGGATCGACGAGATCGACGCCGCGCTCATGGAACTGATGGCCGAGCGTTTCCGCATGGTGGACGAGGTGCGCACCATCAAGAGCGCGCAGGCCGCACAGGCCGGCTCGCCCATGCGCCCGGTCCGCGAGGTCAGCCTGATGCGCCGGCTGATGGCGCTGCGCCGCCCCGAGCTGCCGGTGCCGGTCGTGGTCCGCATCTGGCGGGAACTGATCGGCGGGGCGACGCAGATCCAGGCGGAGATGCGCGTCCACATGCCGGCGACCGCGCTGGCCGGCGCGGCATTCCGCGATCTCGCGCGCGATACCTTCGGCACCATGGCGCCGTTCATGGAGCACGAGGACTGGTCCGGCCTTGTCGCCGCCATTTCGGACCATGCCGACGATGTGGCCGTGGTGCCGGCATCGGGGCGAGGCTGGGTGGAGGCTTTGCTGGCCGCGGCGGCGGACGATGTGGGTGTCATCGCGCGCGTCCCGATGGTGGCCGAACCCTCTGCCGCGGACGGTTTCGTCCTCGGACGGGCGAGCGACGAGGCCGGTGACGGCTGCCGGACGCTCATCGCGCTTGCCGGCGGGGCGGCTCCCGATCCGGCGGGCCTGTTGCCCGGGGGCGCGGAGCTCGCGCCGGTTGCGGACGGTGCCGGCAAGGGAGGCCGGCTTTGGCTCGTTTCGCTCGACAGTGCGCTCGAGGAGCGGGCGCTGGATGCCCTCAAGGAGCGCGAAGGCGACGATGGGCTTGCAGTCCGCGTGCTCGGCAGGTATCCGAGCCCTGTCGAATAA
- the hisC gene encoding histidinol-phosphate transaminase, translating into MSEQSSGPRPQQGILDIAPYIPGKSAATGGAKTFKLSSNETPLGPSARAVEAYKALADRLELYPDGGASALREAIAAHYGLNPAHIVCGAGSDELLSMIASAYLGPGDEAVYTRHGFLVYDIAIRANGATPVVATEHELTADVDAILDCVTARTRVVFLANPNNPTGTYLPFEEIKRLHAGLPEDCLLVIDAAYAEYVRRNDYGAGIELVSSAPNVVMTRTFSKIYGLAALRIGWAYCPPAVADVLNRIRGPFNMNAPAIAAGVAAIADRAHTERAVAHNDEWLAWLIRELEALGLAVTPSVANFVLIHFPGRDGLTAEAADRFLLERGIVLRRLENYHLPEALRMTVGSEEANRATVEALGAFMAGEH; encoded by the coding sequence ATGAGCGAGCAGTCGAGCGGGCCGCGCCCGCAACAGGGTATTCTGGATATCGCGCCTTACATTCCCGGCAAGAGTGCTGCGACGGGCGGTGCGAAGACCTTCAAGCTGTCCTCCAACGAGACGCCGCTGGGGCCGAGCGCCCGCGCGGTGGAGGCCTACAAGGCGCTCGCCGACCGGCTCGAGCTCTATCCCGACGGCGGCGCGAGCGCGCTGCGCGAGGCGATTGCCGCCCATTACGGGCTGAACCCGGCCCATATCGTGTGCGGCGCGGGCTCCGACGAGCTGCTCTCCATGATCGCCTCGGCCTATCTGGGCCCCGGCGACGAGGCCGTCTATACCCGCCACGGCTTCCTGGTCTACGACATCGCGATCCGTGCCAACGGGGCGACCCCGGTCGTTGCCACCGAGCACGAGCTGACCGCCGATGTGGACGCCATTCTCGACTGCGTCACGGCGCGCACGCGGGTCGTCTTCCTGGCCAATCCCAACAACCCGACCGGCACCTATCTGCCGTTCGAGGAGATCAAGCGCCTCCATGCGGGACTGCCGGAGGACTGCCTTCTGGTGATCGATGCGGCCTATGCGGAATATGTCCGCCGCAACGATTACGGTGCGGGCATCGAGCTCGTGTCGAGTGCGCCGAACGTGGTCATGACGCGGACATTCTCGAAGATCTACGGGCTGGCCGCGCTGCGCATCGGCTGGGCCTATTGCCCGCCGGCCGTCGCGGACGTCCTGAACCGCATTCGCGGACCCTTCAACATGAACGCGCCGGCGATTGCCGCGGGCGTCGCCGCAATCGCGGACCGGGCCCATACCGAGCGTGCCGTCGCCCATAACGACGAATGGCTCGCCTGGCTCATCCGCGAGCTGGAGGCGCTGGGCCTTGCGGTCACGCCGAGCGTGGCGAATTTCGTCCTGATCCATTTTCCCGGCCGCGACGGGCTGACCGCCGAGGCCGCCGACCGCTTCCTGCTGGAGCGCGGCATCGTGCTGCGGCGGCTGGAGAACTACCACCTTCCCGAGGCGCTGCGCATGACGGTCGGCTCCGAGGAGGCGAACAGGGCCACGGTCGAGGCGCTCGGCGCCTTCATGGCCGGGGAGCACTGA
- a CDS encoding prephenate/arogenate dehydrogenase family protein, whose translation MSEPLFARVALIGLGLIGSSLCHAMRREGLAGHIAGHARSGRTRETAIGIGLVDSIHETAAEAVRDADLVVLCVPVGVCGVVAEEIAGALKPGAILTDVGSVKGAVVRDVAPHVPDGVHFVPGHPIAGTEQSGPESGFAELFDERWCILTPPPGADEEAVARLEAFWQRCGSSVERMTPEHHDLVLAIVSHVPHLIAYNIVGTASDLETVTQSEVIKFSAGGFRDFTRIAASDPTMWRDVFLLNRDAVLETLGRFSEDLAALQRAVRWGDGDTLFNLFTRTRAIRRGIIEAHQDAPAADFGRRHGKQEPGES comes from the coding sequence ATGAGCGAACCTCTATTCGCGCGCGTAGCCCTGATCGGGCTCGGCCTCATCGGGTCGTCGCTCTGCCATGCCATGCGCCGCGAGGGGCTCGCCGGCCACATTGCCGGTCATGCCCGCTCAGGCCGCACGCGCGAGACGGCCATCGGGATCGGCCTTGTCGACAGCATCCACGAGACCGCCGCGGAGGCCGTACGCGATGCCGATCTCGTCGTGCTGTGCGTGCCCGTCGGCGTGTGCGGCGTGGTCGCCGAGGAGATTGCGGGCGCGCTCAAGCCGGGCGCGATCCTGACCGATGTCGGTTCGGTGAAGGGGGCGGTTGTGCGCGACGTCGCCCCCCATGTGCCGGATGGCGTTCATTTCGTGCCGGGCCATCCCATTGCGGGAACCGAGCAGTCCGGGCCGGAATCGGGCTTTGCGGAGCTGTTCGACGAGCGCTGGTGCATTCTCACCCCGCCGCCCGGTGCCGACGAGGAGGCGGTCGCGCGGCTCGAGGCGTTCTGGCAGCGCTGCGGCAGCTCGGTGGAGCGCATGACGCCGGAGCACCACGATCTGGTGCTCGCCATCGTGAGCCACGTGCCCCATCTCATCGCCTACAATATCGTGGGGACGGCGTCGGACCTGGAGACGGTCACGCAGTCGGAAGTCATCAAGTTCTCCGCCGGCGGGTTCCGCGACTTCACGCGTATCGCCGCCTCCGACCCGACCATGTGGCGCGACGTCTTCCTGCTCAACCGCGATGCGGTTCTGGAGACGCTCGGCCGTTTCTCTGAGGATCTCGCGGCCCTTCAGCGCGCGGTGCGTTGGGGCGACGGCGACACGCTGTTCAACCTGTTCACGAGAACCCGCGCGATCCGCCGCGGCATCATCGAGGCGCATCAGGACGCCCCCGCCGCCGACTTCGGGCGCCGTCACGGCAAGCAGGAACCTGGCGAGTCCTGA
- a CDS encoding DUF1013 domain-containing protein, whose translation MAKIPLMPKATAVWLVDNTALTFEQIAAFCGLHVLEVKGIADGDVATGIKGMDPVSNGQLTREEIERAQKDPSYRLALAEPKIDMPEVQRRQGPRYTPVSRRQDRPDAIAWLLRYHPELTDAQIIKLVGTTKPTIQAIRDRTHWNSPNITPKDPVTLGLCSQGELDAAVQKAAEKVRREQEKARREAEKAGTLLPTEETQAGTPAPELDELTPPAEETPATAESLFPNAQPPAPADEEEEPAYDVESVFGNTPASEEESGEASGEDDEEKR comes from the coding sequence ATGGCTAAAATTCCGCTGATGCCGAAGGCCACCGCCGTGTGGCTGGTCGACAATACCGCGCTTACCTTCGAACAGATCGCCGCGTTCTGCGGCCTGCATGTGCTGGAGGTGAAGGGCATTGCCGATGGTGACGTCGCGACCGGCATCAAGGGCATGGATCCCGTCAGCAACGGCCAGCTGACGCGCGAGGAGATCGAGCGCGCCCAGAAGGATCCGTCCTACCGGCTCGCGCTGGCCGAGCCCAAGATCGACATGCCGGAGGTCCAGCGCCGCCAGGGGCCGCGTTATACGCCGGTCTCGCGCCGGCAGGACCGGCCGGACGCCATCGCCTGGCTCCTGCGCTACCACCCCGAGTTGACGGACGCGCAGATCATCAAGCTCGTCGGCACCACCAAGCCGACCATCCAGGCGATCCGCGACCGCACGCACTGGAACTCGCCCAACATCACGCCGAAGGATCCGGTGACGCTCGGCCTGTGCTCGCAGGGCGAGCTCGACGCCGCCGTCCAGAAGGCCGCGGAGAAAGTGCGCCGCGAGCAAGAGAAGGCCCGCCGCGAGGCGGAGAAGGCCGGAACGCTGCTGCCCACGGAGGAAACCCAGGCCGGCACGCCCGCGCCGGAGCTCGACGAGCTCACCCCGCCCGCCGAGGAGACGCCCGCGACGGCGGAGTCGCTGTTCCCCAATGCCCAGCCCCCCGCTCCGGCAGACGAGGAGGAGGAACCGGCCTACGACGTGGAGTCCGTCTTCGGCAACACCCCCGCCTCCGAGGAGGAGAGCGGCGAAGCGTCCGGCGAGGACGACGAAGAGAAGCGGTAA